The genomic window CATCTTTCTGATGTCTTCCAATGACTACTCTTTCGTTTCTTCCACAATCGTAAAAGAAGTGGCTCGTCACGGAAGGGATGTATCGGCTCAAGTCCCTGAGCATGTAAGCAAGGCTTTATTGAACAAATTATCCAAAGGCAAATAAGGAAAACAAATGGCTAGAACATTTATCATGATCAAACCCGACGGAGTTAAAAACAAACATGTCGGTGATATTCTACAAAGGATCGAAAAAGAAGGATTCAAGATCTTAGGACTTAAATATCTCAAACTTTCTTTAGAAGACGCAAAACAATTCTATAAAGTGCATTCCGCTCGTCCTTTCTACAACGACCTTTGCAGCTATATGTCTTCCGGACCTATCGTTGCTGCGGCTTTGGAAAGAGACAATGCAGTTCAGCATTGGAGAGATGTTATCGGAGCTACCGATCCTAAAGAGGCTGCTGCAGGCACTATTCGTGCCCTCTTTGCGGAAAGCAAAGAAGCAAATGCTGTCCACGGTTCCGATTCTGACGATAACGCAGCATTAGAGATCAGCTTCTTCTTCAAAGGGAACGAACTGTTCTAATAGAACAAACCTTCTCCTTTTAAGGCCCGGGGTACCGAAAGGACTGCCGGGCTTTTTATTATTATCTTATAATATACATCGCCTAACAATCGTTCTTTAAAAGCCCGGGCATCTCAAGCCAAAACAGACAGCTTATATAAGAAGATCGAAGATCGGAAAAAAACTTTCTATATATTAGAAAAAATTCTTGTACTTTTTGGAAATATCTTTCTCAATTTTCCCCACGTAGGCGAAATAAAACCACAGTTTCGGCCGAAGCTAATAATATGAACGCAGTGACCAAAGAGCAAATTATCAAGCACAGTCGTATCATGGGCAAATATAGAAAAGACACCCTATTCGATGGCTCCCCCGATTGGATGGACGATGTTCTGGAAGTGATCTATTCTCAGGATGAATTCCTGGGAGATAAGCCGGATATCGATCTAGATATAGAATAAGGATCCAAAGATCCTTTAGTTCCCTGTTAGGACCCTCGATTCTCTCAATATCTTTGCGATTTCGGGACGACAGCTTCCGCAACCGGTTCCGGCACCAGTGCTTGCACCGATAGCTTGAACAGTATGGATTCCGTTTTGGATTTCCTGTTCTATATTCCCCCTTCCTACTCCATTGCAGGAGCAGACTAATGCTCCTATCGGAGGCTTCAAAGGAGAAGATCCTGACAATAGTCGATCTCTTTTATCTCCTAGCTCAATACCAGAAGAGATCATTCCTTTAAACTCTGCAAATTCCGATTTATCTCCTACAAGAATAGCGCCTACTAATCGGTCTCCCTTTAAGATACACTTCTTATAACGCCCTCTTTTCCTATCTAAGAAAGTGATCTCTTCATACTCGTCAGTAAGTTCGTCCATAGGAGTATCAGGCAAACGAAGAGATACGAGTTCTAATCCGGGTATCTTTAATAGATTCGAATGCATGGACCCGTTATAAGAACCGAACTTATATCCGTAAATATGCCACGCAGCGATCTCGGCTTGCTCTTCGGTCGCTGCTACTGTGCCGTACATCCCGCTAGCATGCTCAGCTACTTCTCCGATCGCATAAATATCCGGGTCGTTGGATTGGAGAAAGCCATTCACTATAACTCCCGACTTACAATGCAGATTCGCGTCCTTTGCCAGTTCAAAGTTAGTCACTGTTCCCATTGCATAAACGATCCCGTCCGGACTGATAACGGATCCGTCCGCAAATTTCACATTCTCCAGTCTCTCGGTACCGGTAACCTTAGAGATTTCCGTATTGAATAAGATACGGATCCCGCGTTTTTCGATCTCTTCCTTCAGTATTTCACCGGCGATCGGATCCAATTGCTTCGACATGAGCCGATCCGTTCTTACGACCACAGTCACTTCTACATTCAAAGATCTTAATGCAGCAGCTAATTCCAGTCCGAGAAGGCCTCCCCCGACGATCAACGCATGGGTATTCGGGA from Leptospira langatensis includes these protein-coding regions:
- a CDS encoding nucleoside-diphosphate kinase yields the protein MARTFIMIKPDGVKNKHVGDILQRIEKEGFKILGLKYLKLSLEDAKQFYKVHSARPFYNDLCSYMSSGPIVAAALERDNAVQHWRDVIGATDPKEAAAGTIRALFAESKEANAVHGSDSDDNAALEISFFFKGNELF